The genomic region AACTGAAGTTTCTGGCATCAGCTAGCACTGCTGTATCAGCAACTGAAATTTCTGGTTTCAACTAGCACCGTTGATTCTGTTGTTTTATCTAGTATGTGGCGTCACAAAAACCATTATCAATTGCTGTTGATACATATATGGGAATATGGGATGGGATTGATAGATTGTATTTGTATTGCTCTGTACGATGTCATGGAACCCCAGACCATCAAATTTAGTAGCAGAATAGTAACAACTTTCTTATGTTTGCATCTACCTGCACTACCTTCAAGCTTATGAAACGTTTGTTCTTTTAAACTTAGGAAGCCTCTTTTCTTTTCTCATAATATAATAGAACAAGCTCTCTGGGGTTACTCAATATGTGAACTGTTATGGtcctgctagaaggagggcgcgagagggccggccgggggcctttttgcccacggccgagcaagagggaagggatttccttcttaattcttgcttgattagattgatacatctcctccccttatatagaggtttacttgactccccagcaaggcttacttgacccctaagcaagcgacccttatgtCTAATTAACCCTAGGACTAatgggctataccgccagcccaggcccattaggcccattacgtactctaacactacaccccacctggacgtgcagcttgtcctcgagttgcaacctaaccaacttataaccatgactcgacgcaacacaaacctaacacctaaaaacaagtcttttacatctcggcttgttttattactccCAACCTGAAATGGACCGAGACCCTTTATTTTGGACCCCTGAACataaagtggacaccatccgcacgtcggacgtgcacgtgtgcagccacctggatcccatggacaccatctagacaaaaggagtgcatgtgtatggccacctggaagtggtcgcaagagcgacCAGCAGAGGAGCCCTTGCGGCGGCCGGCGGaggaatgcagtggtgctacgcggtgcgctcctgtcggtgacaccatgccttctccccgccggacggctgttggtttgcaccgcacagggaagagtggagggctttCGATGGAGAATggcgaggaggggtgcgccccccaaccgccgatgtcgcagactttgaggtcgctgtccgtggggaaaacagcatgcccgcCACCCGTGGGGaaaaccgcatgcccaagatccccgacgcagcggtcgagatcgaggtcctttgcgcagcgaagcgCAACTGGGAGGAGtggcagctgcagaccacgcatctcccgcacacgccgacgcgctaggaggccgcgcgcagcagcctgcagcctcaccgccgccgacacgtggcgggtagcgatccaagccggaagcggtgacggcgacggcgggaaCTTGAGCTGCTGGATGGGGACGCCCTAGGACGGCGGCGGCGCTGATGGGAACGAGGTCGTCGCAGTCCCGTCGTAGGGCATCCCATACTGGTACGAGATGACCGGCGCCGTGGTCGCGtccaagggcggcggcggcgggggtagcTGTTGTTGGtgtggcggcggaggaggtggcTGCTGGGGATGCGACTGGGGCGCATAGGGCCCGACGAGTTAGGCCTTGATGCCCGCCACGGCCTGCCATAATTCCAGGATTGCGGCTGTCATCTGCTCCGGGGTGAGGACAAGGGCGGACGGCGCCGGGGCCGGGGCAGAGGGTGCAATCGCCCCTGAGGACGCCAGCACGCCCAATGCCGGCGCGCCTTCTGTGTGGGGCAGCAGCGCCGATGAAGACGCTGGTGGCGGCGGGTaggtgtgcggcggcggcgggtgggaagaactcggtggagggctggacatGATCGAATCTGGAAAAGCTGATACCAGATTGTTATGGtcctgctagaaggagggcgcgagagggccggccgggggcctttttgcccacggccgagcaagagggaagggatttccttcttaattcttgcttgattagattgatacatctcctccccttatatagagaggtttacttgactccccagcaaagcttacttgacccctaagcaagcgacccttatctctaattaaccctatgactaacgggctatactgccagcccaggcccattaggcccattacgtactcttaACAGAAACCCATTGTTATTATCATGTTATGTTGCTCTATTAAATGTTTAGCTATCCCTCATACTTTGTTGCCCACTCAAAtttttgcaggtgccgatgtagCTGGTGGAAGAGGTTTCTTTTTGAAGGGCAATGGTGTCCTCCTGAACCAGGCATTGATAAATTTTGGCCTAACATTCCTGAGAATACGAGGCTTCACACCAATGCAAACTCCTTTTTTCATGAGAAAGGAAATCATGGCAAAATGTGCCCAGTTGGCCCAATTTGATGAGGAGCTCTATAAAGTAAGCCCAAAGAGGTGTCCCTTCTTACATATTATGGTGTTATTGAGCATCCTTACTTTCATTTATTTGTGTATTGAAAAACTTGGCCATGTTTTCCAATGCTTTCTCTGGGCATGCTAACATATTCTCTTGTTGCCAGTTTGTCATTGTGTTCACAGCTTCAGTAAGCACCGCCCAGTTTCATTAAACATTATGGTAGACAGATTGGTAGTGTGTTCTCAGACAAGTATCCTTTCAAATCCAGTTCGCTATCTGGCTAGTCTTGAGATGTATTGTTTAGGGGGATGTTTGGAGAACTATTGCTCGTTTAATTCTGTTAGTACACTGGTTCCTGATGATCATTGTTGATTTGAACTAATGATGTTTCAAAATGGTATTATTTGACCCAACGCATGTAATATAATGTCCATGACCATTAGTTGCATTTGGCAGGTAACAGGTGACGGAGACGATAAGTATCTCATAGCTACATCCGAGCAACCACTATGTGCTTATCATCTGGGTGATCGGATATATCCTGCTGATTTGCCAATTAGGTGGGTAATGCCTAAGATTAAGTAGCTTCTCTTCAGTCACTATGCATTAGTTATATTCGGTTATTAACTTTGCCTGTTTAGATATGCTGGGTTCTCCACGTGCTTCCGGAAAGAAGCTGGTTCACACGGGAGGGATACAGCTGGCATCTTCAGAGTCCACCAGTTTGAAAAGATCGAACAGTTCTGTGCCACAAGTCCAAATGACAATGAATCCTGGGAAATGCACGAGGAGATGATAAAAAATGCAGAAGATTTTTATAAGGAGGTATGAATCTGAAGCTTTGTGAAACCTTAAACACCATGTTTATAGCCTCGACTGTGTGTTTTTGACATGTCTAAACATTTCTATATTGTCCACCTTGCTACAGATTGGCCTACCATATCAACTAGTTTCGATTGTCTCTGGTGCGCTTAATGATGCAGCAGCTAAGAAGTATGATTTGGAAGCATGGTTCCCTGCGTCAAAAACATTCAGAGAACTAGTATCCTGTTCAAATTGCACAGATTATCAGGCAAGGAGACTTGGAATAGGCTATGGCCAGAAAAAGGTAGGGTTTTGTTTCAAATGGACACTGGTAGATAACAGCACTCTGCTGTACTTCTACCTAGTGTAGATCAAAATGCCTGATCACTTATCACCACTGATGCATGTTCAAATTGCAGAATGACGAGCAGTCGAAACAGTTTGTTCATATGTTGAATTCTACGCTGACTGCAACTGAGAGGACCCTATGCTGTATTCTGGAGAACTACCAGAGGGAGGATGGGGTTGAAGTGCCAAAAGCACTGCAGCCATTCATGGGTGGGATAGATTTCCTTCCTTTCAAGCGTCCTCTTGATAGCAAACAAGCTGCTGACTCCAAACCCAGCAAGTCTAAACCAAAGGTAGTTTGCTCCTCTTTGCTTTTCATGTTTCAGAAGTTAACATGTTAATCCACCATCTGAGCGTTTATTTCGTCCTCTACTTGCAGGGAAATGCAGCTTGAGCTGTAAAAGGGGAGAATGGAAGCTTATTTCCATCAGGCAGATAATGATACATCCTTTTGTTAATTTCTGGGTCGTCTGTGGTGTCCCATTTCCTTTTAACAAAAAGACATCGTGGCGCTATATTTCATTAAATGAAGTCGAAGTTACAAAGCTAGGGCAACCAAATGAAAAAAGGGAAACCGACACCGGCAATCGGGCTATACAGCCGGCTGTAACCACATTCATGGCGGCTTGTATAATCTTTCTAATTAGCACAACCTGGCATCTGGCCTCATCCGCGATTCGACTGAAGATCTGGACGGCGCAGCAGTTTGAATTGGTGCCCCATTTTGCATGTTCTGTTTACAAAACATTGCAATCCAGGATATGTGCTCAGATTTTACCAGAAAGTACATTAATATCTTTTCATGATTGTAGTTATTAGTTTACGTCACTCATTAATCGTTTAAGTTGTTTTGACTTCACTTATTTGTTATGGTGGGTTTGAAGGCTGATTGATGTGTATAAATCACGCTCATTGCCTGGTACTCGGAGGCTACCACACAAGCCACATTGCCTGGTGCCTGCATGTGAGCGGTGGCGCGGAGCCAATTGAGGGGGTGAGCTTGTGAGCCACCGCCCACCGCTCGTCACCTCGATGTGTGTTGATCTTTGTTGGTGCGCTGGATCATGGCGCGGAGCCCGCCACAGATCGCTGCTCAACTCCTTTCTGGGCATGTCAGGCTAGCGCTGTTCCTCCACGTTCCAGGCCTTTCACTGCTCGACGTTACTGTATCTCTTGACCCCAATTTACTGCATTCGGGTAGCCTTCAAACGCCAGGATTTGCAGTTGCCAGTTGCAGCAGGGTGAGGGTAGCACAGCATGTGCATCTTGTGCCCCATTTACATTTTGAATCGAGCAACCTACCGT from Triticum aestivum cultivar Chinese Spring chromosome 4A, IWGSC CS RefSeq v2.1, whole genome shotgun sequence harbors:
- the LOC123084935 gene encoding serine--tRNA ligase; translated protein: MLDINLFRKEKGGDPELVRESQRRRSADAKPETLEENVALVDEVIVLDEAWRQRQFELDKIRQELNKTSKEIGKLKAKKQDATELIQSTEEIKRRLAAKEKDVEEAKTTLDAKLVTIGNLVHESVPISGDEANNAIVRTWGERRLEENLKNHVDLCLMLDIASLDKGADVAGGRGFFLKGNGVLLNQALINFGLTFLRIRGFTPMQTPFFMRKEIMAKCAQLAQFDEELYKVTGDGDDKYLIATSEQPLCAYHLGDRIYPADLPIRYAGFSTCFRKEAGSHGRDTAGIFRVHQFEKIEQFCATSPNDNESWEMHEEMIKNAEDFYKEIGLPYQLVSIVSGALNDAAAKKYDLEAWFPASKTFRELVSCSNCTDYQARRLGIGYGQKKNDEQSKQFVHMLNSTLTATERTLCCILENYQREDGVEVPKALQPFMGGIDFLPFKRPLDSKQAADSKPSKSKPKGNAA